The genomic interval GCTGAAATAGGCCCGTTTGCAAACATAGCCCTCCAGCATCACCTTACGCAGAAAGCGGATTCGTGCAGAAATATTATTGTTGATCTGCGCCATCACCGGATTCTTGGTCAGCATGGTGACATCATGAAGAAAGGCCTGATCAGCCCGCGCCATCTCGCAAGGTGGCATCTCGTTGCCATGTTTAGCCATCTGTTGACAGGAAGCGAGCAATGCCTCCACCTCAGATTTCTCGGCACGTTCAAAAACATGAGGCAAAATTGAGAGATGAAAGGTCTTGTAGGCTTCAGCCAGATGCAGCACATCCTGCAAATCAAGAGTACGACAGAAGAAACCATAATTCTTCCTGAAGTCGATAAGATCTTCGGTCACCAGGCGGTTGAGCGCTTCGCGAACCGGCGTCCGACTGACCCCGAGCTCGTGCGCAAGATCGGTCTCATTGATCTTGGCCCCAGGCATAAATCGAAACTCTATCGCCATCTCGCGAACAGCGGAGAAAACGTCACCCGATGATGAAACTGTTTGAGCTTCCTGTGCCATAAAGTACTTACCTAGCAAGCACTTGCCCCGAAAAGGTCAAGTATCCGGAATGCTGCGTCAAAGATATCGAAACTGGCATCTCTTGATCTTGGTCGATCAACACAGCGAACATTGAAAGTGGCTTTTGCGATGGGTCCTTGTGATCGAAAAGCCTTCATCAAAAGAATAATGGGCAAAGAAGGCAATCACAAGATCGATTGTGACAATTCGCCTGTCACTTTGCTGAATTGCTTAAAATATAAACCAATTGGATAGGTTTCGAGGTACAACTTGGGTCAGAAAAGATCGTCTGAGTCGATTCTCGAACGGACTCGAAAGCCCATCAGAGTCCAGCGAAATTCGAAGGAAAATTTTTCCGCTGTTGATTGCCGTGAATAGCAAACAGAGCGCTTCAAATTGCATGCCCTCTGTGGCTATTTAGATCATCTCACAGCAAGGATGAGGTAAGACCATGGAAACCGCTGCAAAGCTCGAAAAAGCCGATGACATCACATCTCGTCAGGCGCCACACAATCTGGAAGCCGAGCAGCAGCTACTAGGTGCAATTCTGGTCAACAACCAGACTTACGACCGTGTAGAGGCTTTTCTAAAGCCACATCATTTCTTCGATCCGAATCTGCAAGACATCTTCGAGAAGATGTCCAAGCTGATCCGGTCCGGCAAGATCGCTTCTCCGGTTACCTTGAAAACCTTTTTCCCGGCAGACTATGTCATCGCCGACATGCCGATCGATGTCTATTTGTTGCGTTTGGCGTCTCAGGCCACCTCCATTATCAACGCCGAAGATTACGGCCTCTTGATCATGGACCTTGCCACCCGACGCAACCTTATCGAAATCGGCACCGATGTGGTCAATGTTGCCTATGATGCCCCCATCGATACACCACCGCGCATCCAGATCGAGGATGCAGAAAAGCGCCTGTTTGAACTGGCTGAAACCGGCGGCGAAAAGGGCGGTTTCCAGTCCTTTGCTACAGCTGCAACGGAAGCCATCGAGAT from uncultured Cohaesibacter sp. carries:
- a CDS encoding GntR family transcriptional regulator codes for the protein MAQEAQTVSSSGDVFSAVREMAIEFRFMPGAKINETDLAHELGVSRTPVREALNRLVTEDLIDFRKNYGFFCRTLDLQDVLHLAEAYKTFHLSILPHVFERAEKSEVEALLASCQQMAKHGNEMPPCEMARADQAFLHDVTMLTKNPVMAQINNNISARIRFLRKVMLEGYVCKRAYFSKQQSILEHILEGREAEAKDVFDDYLTIDPSEAEKALTRGLGRIYLQGAH